The following are from one region of the Anomaloglossus baeobatrachus isolate aAnoBae1 chromosome 1, aAnoBae1.hap1, whole genome shotgun sequence genome:
- the ATP5F1A gene encoding ATP synthase F(1) complex subunit alpha, mitochondrial translates to MLSVRVAATLARSLPRQAGLVSKKALGAAFVATRNIHASGSWLQKTGTAEVSSILEERILGADTSADLEETGRVLSIGDGIARVYGLRNVQAEEMVEFSSGLKGMSLNLEPDNVGVVVFGNDKLIKEGDIVKRTGAIVDVPVGDELLGRVVDALGNAIDGKGPFSGKNRRRVGLKAPGIIPRISVREPMQTGIKAVDSLVPIGRGQRELIIGDRQTGKTSIAVDTIINQKRFNDGTDEKKKLYCIYVAIGQKRSTVAQLVKRLTDADAMKYTIVVSATASDAAPLQYLAPYSGCSMGEYFRDNGKHALIIYDDLSKQAVAYRQMSLLLRRPPGREAYPGDVFYLHSRLLERAAKMNDQFGGGSLTALPVIETQAGDVSAYIPTNVISITDGQIFLETELFYKGIRPAINVGLSVSRVGSAAQTRAMKQVAGTMKLELAQYREVAAFAQFGSDLDAATQQLLNRGVRLTELLKQGQYVPMAIEEQVTVIYAGVRGHLDKMEPSKITKFENAFLSHIKSQHQELLATIRADGKISEQTDAKLKEIVITFLSSFE, encoded by the exons GTCTCCAAGAAGGCCCTCGGTGCTGCTTTCGTCGCCACCCGTAACATCCATGCATCTGGATCATGGCTCCAAAAGACCG GCACCGCTGAAGTGTCCTCCATCCTCGAGGAGCGCATCCTGGGTGCAGACACTAGTGCGGACCTGGAGGAAACCGGACGTGTCCTATCCATTGGTGATGGTATTGCTCGTGTTTATGGCCTCAGGAACGTCCAGGCCGAGGAGATGGTGGAATTCTCCTCTGGACTTAAG GGCATGTCCTTGAATTTGGAGCCCGACAATGTTGGTGTTGTCGTGTTTGGTAATGACAAACTCATCAAGGAAGGAGACATCGTGAAGAGAACCGGCGCCATTGTGGACGTTCCCGTCGGTGATGAGTTGCTGGGCCGTGTTGTGGATGCCCTGGGAAATGCTATTGATGGCAAG GGCCCGTTTTCAGGAAAAAACCGCAGAAGAGTTGGACTGAAAGCCCCGGGTATTATTCCACGTATCTCTGTGCGGGAGCCCATGCAGACTGGAATCAAGGCTGTGGACAGTCTGGTGCCCATCGGCCGTGGACAGCGTGAGCTGATCATTGGTGACAGACAGACTGG CAAAACTTCCATTGCCGTTGATACCATTATCAACCAGAAGCGATTTAATGATGGAACTGATGAGAAGAAGAAACTATACTGTATCTATGTGGCCATCGGTCAGAAGAGATCCACCGTGGCTCAGCTGGTGAAGAGGCTGACCGATGCAG ATGCCATGAAGTACACAATCGTGGTGTCTGCCACCGCCTCTGATGCTGCGCCCCTGCAGTACCTGGCACCATACTCCGGCTGCTCCATGGGAGAATACTTCAGAGACAATGGAAAACACGCTTTGATCATCTACGATGATTTGTCCAAACAG GCTGTAGCCTACCGCCAGATGTCTCTACTGCTGCGTCGTCCTCCTGGCCGTGAGGCCTACCCTGGAGACGTCTTCTACCTCCACTCCCGTCTGCTGGAGAGAGCTGCTAAAATGAACGACCAGTTTGGCGGCGGATCCTTGACTGCTCTCCCTGTCATTGAGACCCAAGCCGGTGATGTGTCTGCTTACATCCCAACAAATGTCATTTCCATTACTGACGGCCAG ATCTTTTTGGAGACTGAGTTGTTCTACAAGGGTATCCGACCTGCCATCAATGTCGGTCTGTCTGTGTCCCGTGTCGGGTCTGCTGCTCAGACCAGAGCCATGAAGCAG GTGGCTGGTACCATGAAACTGGAGTTGGCTCAGTATCGTGAAGTAGCAGCTTTTGCCCAGTTCGGCTCCGATTTGGATGCTGCTACCCAGCAACTGTTGAACCGCGGTGTCCGCCTGACTGAGCTGCTCAAGCAGGGACAATATG TGCCCATGGCCATTGAGGAACAGGTGACAGTTATCTATGCCGGTGTGAGGGGTCATTTGGACAAAATGGAGCCAAGCAAGATCACAAAATTCGAGAATGCTTTCCTATCCCACATTAAGAGCCAACACCAGGAGCTGCTTGCAACCATCAG